One window from the genome of Mauremys mutica isolate MM-2020 ecotype Southern chromosome 4, ASM2049712v1, whole genome shotgun sequence encodes:
- the LOC123368326 gene encoding zinc finger protein 629-like isoform X1, which yields MEPGAEPRGPDLQGTELPGGARTAGAGTEEENPQQEGAVGTESCGRSQSPAWGDTGWVGRQQGDPTGETPEGAEDPELLPKPLKGQKSTICPDCGKSFGNSSHLARHRRTHTGEKPYTCPECGKSYRQDSHLAQHRRSHTGERPYKCTECGKAFSQSSNLIIHQRTHTGERPYTCGECGRSFGHSSDLAQHRRVHTGEKPFPCPQCGKRFAQSSKVTQHQRFHTGERPFGCPDCGKAFRLSADLLRHRRTHTGEKPYGCAECGKRFVESSHLIRHQRTHMGECPYRCPQCGKGFNQSSNLLQHQRTHRGERPYVCGDCGKAFGVSSALLQHRRTHTGERPYRCPQCGKSFSVSSTYNIHRRTHTGLKPYACADCGKAFSRSSALLQHQSTHTGERPYRCSHCGKGFGQKAAMAQHQRTHLGQELTGAIPLGDWGAAQLGQSQGEEEEEEGDEAGSKESAGLG from the exons ATGGAGCCGGGGgcagagccgcggggcccggaTCTCCAGGGAACGGAGCTCCCCGGTGGCGCCCGCACGG CAGGTGCCGGGACAGAGGAGGAGAATCCCCAGCAGGAAGGGGCTGTGGGAACGGAGTCTTGCGGGAGGTCCCAGAGCCCTGCGTGGGGCGACACCGGTTGGGTGGGACGGCAGCAGGGAGACCCCACGGGGGAGACACCCGAAGGGGCAGAGGACCCCGAGCTGCTTCCCAAACCCCTCAAGGGGCAGAAATCCACCATCTGCCCTGACTGCGGGAAGAGCTTCGGGAACAGCTCGCACCTGGCCCGCCACCGCCGCACGCACACGGGGGAAAAGCCCTACACCTGCCCCGAGTGCGGCAAGAGCTACCGGCAGGACTCGCACCTGGCCCAGCACCGGCGCTCCCACACCGGCGAGCGCCCCTACAAGTGCACCGAGTGCGGCAAGGCCTTCTCGCAGAGCTCCAACCTCATCATCCACCAGCGCACGCACACCGGCGAGCGCCCCTACACCTGCGGGGAGTGCGGGCGCAGCTTCGGGCACAGCTCGGACCTGGCGCAGCACCGGCGGGTGCACACGGGGGAAAAGCCCTTCCCCTGCCCGCAGTGCGGCAAGCGTTTCGCCCAGAGCTCCAAGGTGACCCAGCACCAGCGCTTCCACACCGGCGAGCGCCCCTTCGGCTGCCCGGACTGCGGCAAGGCCTTCCGGCTCAGCGCCGACCTGCTGCGGCACCGGCGCACCCACACTGGCGAGAAGCCCTACGGCTGCGCCGAGTGCGGCAAGCGCTTTGTGGAGAGCTCCCACCTCATCCGGCACCAGCGCACCCACATGGGCGAGTGCCCCTACCGCTGCCCGCAGTGTGGCAAGGGCTTCAACCAGAGCTCCAacctgctgcagcaccagcgcacccaccgGGGCGAGCGCCCCTACGTCTGCGGCGACTGCGGCAAGGCCTTCGGCGTCAGCTCGGCGCTGCTGCAGCACCGGCGCACCCACACCGGCGAGCGGCCCTACCGCTGTCCCCAGTGCGGCAAGAGCTTCAGCGTCTCCTCCACCTACAACATCCACCGGCGCACCCACACCGGCCTCAAGCCCTACGCCTGCGCTGACTGTGGCAAGGCCTTCAGCcgcagctctgccctgctccagcaccagagcacccacaccggggagcggccctacCGCTGCAGCCACTGCGGGAAGGGCTTCGGGCAGAAGGCGGCCATGGCCCAGCACCAGAGAACTCACCTGGGCCAGGAGCTGACCGGAGCGATCCCGCTGGGGGACTGGGGTGCGGCCCAGCTCGGACAGAgccagggggaggaagaggaggaggagggtgatgAGGCAGGAAGCAAGGAGAGCGCCGGGCTGGGGTGA
- the LOC123368326 gene encoding zinc finger protein 629-like isoform X2 gives MEPGAEPRGPDLQGTELPGGARTGAGTEEENPQQEGAVGTESCGRSQSPAWGDTGWVGRQQGDPTGETPEGAEDPELLPKPLKGQKSTICPDCGKSFGNSSHLARHRRTHTGEKPYTCPECGKSYRQDSHLAQHRRSHTGERPYKCTECGKAFSQSSNLIIHQRTHTGERPYTCGECGRSFGHSSDLAQHRRVHTGEKPFPCPQCGKRFAQSSKVTQHQRFHTGERPFGCPDCGKAFRLSADLLRHRRTHTGEKPYGCAECGKRFVESSHLIRHQRTHMGECPYRCPQCGKGFNQSSNLLQHQRTHRGERPYVCGDCGKAFGVSSALLQHRRTHTGERPYRCPQCGKSFSVSSTYNIHRRTHTGLKPYACADCGKAFSRSSALLQHQSTHTGERPYRCSHCGKGFGQKAAMAQHQRTHLGQELTGAIPLGDWGAAQLGQSQGEEEEEEGDEAGSKESAGLG, from the exons ATGGAGCCGGGGgcagagccgcggggcccggaTCTCCAGGGAACGGAGCTCCCCGGTGGCGCCCGCACGG GTGCCGGGACAGAGGAGGAGAATCCCCAGCAGGAAGGGGCTGTGGGAACGGAGTCTTGCGGGAGGTCCCAGAGCCCTGCGTGGGGCGACACCGGTTGGGTGGGACGGCAGCAGGGAGACCCCACGGGGGAGACACCCGAAGGGGCAGAGGACCCCGAGCTGCTTCCCAAACCCCTCAAGGGGCAGAAATCCACCATCTGCCCTGACTGCGGGAAGAGCTTCGGGAACAGCTCGCACCTGGCCCGCCACCGCCGCACGCACACGGGGGAAAAGCCCTACACCTGCCCCGAGTGCGGCAAGAGCTACCGGCAGGACTCGCACCTGGCCCAGCACCGGCGCTCCCACACCGGCGAGCGCCCCTACAAGTGCACCGAGTGCGGCAAGGCCTTCTCGCAGAGCTCCAACCTCATCATCCACCAGCGCACGCACACCGGCGAGCGCCCCTACACCTGCGGGGAGTGCGGGCGCAGCTTCGGGCACAGCTCGGACCTGGCGCAGCACCGGCGGGTGCACACGGGGGAAAAGCCCTTCCCCTGCCCGCAGTGCGGCAAGCGTTTCGCCCAGAGCTCCAAGGTGACCCAGCACCAGCGCTTCCACACCGGCGAGCGCCCCTTCGGCTGCCCGGACTGCGGCAAGGCCTTCCGGCTCAGCGCCGACCTGCTGCGGCACCGGCGCACCCACACTGGCGAGAAGCCCTACGGCTGCGCCGAGTGCGGCAAGCGCTTTGTGGAGAGCTCCCACCTCATCCGGCACCAGCGCACCCACATGGGCGAGTGCCCCTACCGCTGCCCGCAGTGTGGCAAGGGCTTCAACCAGAGCTCCAacctgctgcagcaccagcgcacccaccgGGGCGAGCGCCCCTACGTCTGCGGCGACTGCGGCAAGGCCTTCGGCGTCAGCTCGGCGCTGCTGCAGCACCGGCGCACCCACACCGGCGAGCGGCCCTACCGCTGTCCCCAGTGCGGCAAGAGCTTCAGCGTCTCCTCCACCTACAACATCCACCGGCGCACCCACACCGGCCTCAAGCCCTACGCCTGCGCTGACTGTGGCAAGGCCTTCAGCcgcagctctgccctgctccagcaccagagcacccacaccggggagcggccctacCGCTGCAGCCACTGCGGGAAGGGCTTCGGGCAGAAGGCGGCCATGGCCCAGCACCAGAGAACTCACCTGGGCCAGGAGCTGACCGGAGCGATCCCGCTGGGGGACTGGGGTGCGGCCCAGCTCGGACAGAgccagggggaggaagaggaggaggagggtgatgAGGCAGGAAGCAAGGAGAGCGCCGGGCTGGGGTGA
- the LOC123368284 gene encoding integrin alpha-L-like, whose translation MARTPCAFPLLLLLLLGPPLQGPAPTLGYNIDTVHREVLAPEASRTFGYQVLQFKDASIIVGAPGDQNSTGQLYQCAVKSGSCQAIPLPASAQVAHLGMSLASGDADAQMIACGSGLSRTCDANQYLSGVCYLFKGRLEQPKEMTPGFEDCLKGNVDLVFLFDGSASMNADQFYAIKDFMIDVMKKLGNSTIRFAAVQFSMVVKIEFDFNDYERNRNPRELLKNVTHMKSLTNTFNAINYVANQVFTPKHGAREDVGQVMIIITDGDPSDPGGNVTAAKEKKIVRYIIGIGNNFNRNQTSLTQFASEPTSQFVKVLDSFEKLKGLFSELQAKIYAIEGTSSRSSFHLELSSSGFSVDLSKERVVLGAVGADDWAGGLIELRGNQALETFIGSPSASEQIKDAYLGYAVKSMQHQNRTLYAAGAPRYQHVGMVIVFEIDPGSSNWTDTQHLMGKQIGSYFGSVLCSVDVDGDGDTDVLLVGAPLYYEERSGGRVHIYRWDQAGLTSAAELQGAPGNPLGRFGAAITALADLNGDGWADVAVGAPLESEERGAVYIYNGHQRELNTHYSQRIEGATGVKYFGQSIHGQIDLSGDGLPDLSVGALGKVIMLSSRPILTVVPKMSFLPEEIPVKQVECSGSVSSRQGVQSNLTVCFSVSRATTRYQEPLSANLTYWLEIDANRMRSRGVFGNGQRNMSGTMEISEGEPCIAEMIQISNCIEDFVTAIKVSLRFALQEDDGPSRTPRLVLNPLYNASVTEIPFEKNCGEDGVCNADLQIRFHQNTSQQLLVSPSTRLEVVLELTNRGEDAYHTAVHLPQLPGLSFRKASVLESSVQARVSCNGLETPDTNSRNLSCNVSHPIYWGNSRVLIQLLFEILTNSSWGDYLELDVMASSDNDMKGTLADNQASHRIPVLYPINIITKGADGSTQYVSFSSPNPEIKPVKHVYQVENLLPGSFQQPEVTAFVMVPQEFPAGLAWERQEVTTTDPKVTCHPVAMDGKTKEADAISGLSHTLKHCAPGRQQTYKCNLGRIDAPSTITIIGELSVTSKIETSSRSRFCTALWFTFNTSKYVSQYTDEFTQSQVTTEVELVHVMNYLPVYVGSGVGGLLLLILISVLLYKCGFFKRSYKDMMDHEPAAGNGEAPAEASKEEKADEDCKEALTTDAPSE comes from the exons GGCCAGCCCCCACCCTGGGGTACAACATTGATACTGTCCACCGGGAGGTGCTAGCTCCCGAGGCGAGTAGGACTTTCGGGTACCAGGTGCTGCAGTTCAAAGATGCAAG TATCATCGTGGGAGCACCAGGTGACCAGAACTCCACAGGGCAGTTGTACCAATGTGCTGTGAAGAGTGGCTCCTGCCAGGCCATCCCATTGCCGG CGAGTGCTCAAGTGGCGCATCTCGGCATGTCCCTGGCGAGCGGTGACGCAGACGCCCAGATGATT GCCTGCGGCTCTGGGCTGAGCCGAACGTGTGATGCGAACCAGTACCTGAGTGGGGTCTGCTACCTCTTCAAGGGACGCCTGGAGCAGCCCAAGGAGATGACGCCAGGATTTGAAG ACTGCCTGAAGGGGAATGTGGATTTGGTGTTTCTCTTCGATGGATCAGCCAGCATGAACGCTGACCAGTTCTACGCCATCAAGGACTTCATGATCGATGTGATGAAGAAGCTGGGAAACTCCACGATACGT TTTGCCGCAGTGCAGTTTTCCATGGTCGTGAAGATAGAATTTGACTTTAACGATTACGAACGAAACCGAAATCCCCGGGAACTCCTGAAGAATGTGACGCACATGAAAAGCCTGACAAACACCTTCAACGCCATCAACTATGTTGC AAACCAGGTTTTCACCCCAAAGCATGGCGCCCGGGAAGATGTGGGGCAAGTGATGATCATTATCAcggatggagaccccagtgacCCTGGGGGGAATGTGACCGCTGCCAAAGAGAAGAAAATTGTTCGCTACATCATTGGG ATTGGCAATAACTTTAACCGGAACCAGACCTCCTTGACACAGTTCGCCTCAGAGCCCACAAGCCAGTTTGTCAAGGTGCTGGACAGCTTCGAAAAGCTCAAAGGCCTCTTCAGTGAGCTGCAGGCCAAGATCTACGCCATCGAAG GTACCAGCAGCCGTAGCTCCTTCCACCTGGAGCTCTCATCCAGTGGATTCAGTGTGGACCTGTCCAAA GAACGGGTggtgctgggggctgtgggggctgatGATTGGGCAGGGGGCCTGATTGAGCTGCGGGGCAACCAGGCACTGGAGACCTTCATCGGGAGCCCCTCAGCCAGTGAGCAGATAAAGGACGCCTACCTGG GCTACGCGGTGAAGTCCATGCAGCACCAGAACAGAACGCTCTACGCCGCCGGAGCCCCCCGCTATCAGCACGTGGGGATGGTCATCGTGTTTGAGATAGACCCCGGCAGCTCCAACTGGACAGATACTCAGCACCTCATGGGCAAGCAA ATTGGCTCCTATTTCGGGTCAGTTCTGTGCTCAGTGGACGTGGACGGGGATGGGGACACGGACGTGCTCCTAGTGGGGGCCCCCCTGTACTAtgaggagaggagtgggggcagggtccaCATCTATCGCTGGGACCAG GCCGGGCTCACCAGCGCCGCGGAGCTCCAGGGAGCCCCGGGGAACCCGCTGGGCCGCTTCGGCGCAGCCATCACGGCACTGGCTGACCTGAACGGGGACGGCTGGGCTGATGTCGCCGTGGGGGCACCGCTGGAGAGCGAGGAGCGCGGCGCTGTCTATATATACAACGGCCACCAGAGGGAGCTCAACACACACTACAGCCAG AGAATTGAGGGCGCAACTGGTGTGAAATACTTTGGCCAATCCATTCATGGACAGATCGACCTCAGTGGAGACGGGCTACCAGACCTCAGCGTTGGGGCTCTAGGAAAAGTGATCATGCTGAG CTCCCGGCCCATCCTGACGGTGGTCCCCAAGATGTCGTTCTTGCCAGAGGAAATCCCGGTAAAGCAGGTGGAGTGTTCAGGGAGTGTGTCCTCCCGGCAGGGTGTTCAGAGTAACCTCACCGTCTGCTTCAGTGTCAGCCGCGCCACCACGCGCTACCAAG AGCCTCTCTCTGCCAACCTCACCTACTGGCTGGAGATTGACGCCAATCGCATGAGGAGCCGAGGGGTGTTCGGGAACGGGCAGAGGAACATGTCTGGGACCATGGAGATCTCGGAGGGGGAGCCCTGCATAGCAGAGATGATCCAGATATCA AACTGCATTGAGGATTTCGTCACTGCAATCAAGGTCTCGCTGCGCTTTGCCCTCCAAGAGGACGATGGCCCCAGCAGGACCCCGCGTCTGGTGCTGAACCCCTTGTACAACGCGTCAGTGACAGAG ATCCCCTTTGAGAAGAACTGTGGGGAGGATGGGGTGTGCAACGCCGACCTGCAAATCCGCTTCCACCAGAATAC GTCGCAGCAGCTGTTGGTGTCTCCCTCCACCAGGCTGGAGGTGGTGCTGGAGCTCACCAATCGCGGGGAAGATGCTTACCACACAGCTGTCCACCTGCCCCAACTGCCAGGCCTGTCCTTCCGCAAGGCCTCGGTGCTGGAG TCCAGCGTCCAGGCCAGGGTGAGCTGCAACGGCCTGGAGACTCCAGACACTAACTCCAGGAACCTGTCCTGTAATGTCAGCCACCCGATCTACTGGGGGAACAGCCGG GTTCTGATCCAGCTGCTGTTTGAGATTCTCACCAACAGTTCCTGGGGGGACTATCTGGAGCTGGACGTCATGGCCAGCAG tgACAATGACATGAAGGGGACCCTTGCGGATAACCAAGCGTCTCATAGGATCCCAGTCCTATACCCCATAAACATCATCACCAAGGG AGCGGATGGGTCCACCCAGTACGTCAGCTTCAGCTCCCCGAACCCAGAGATCAAGCCCGTGAAGCACGTGTACCAG GTGGAGAACCTGCTGCCAGGGAGTTTCCAACAGCCAGAGGTGACGGCATTTGTGATGGTGCCACAGGAGTTCCCGGCCGGGCTAGCCTGGGAGCGGCAGGAAGTGACGACAACG gaccccaagGTGACCTGCCATCCTGTTGCCATGGATGGGAAAACAAAAGAGGCAGACGCCATCAGCGGCCTCTCCCACACTCTCAAG CACTGCGCACCCGGACGCCAGCAAACCTACAAGTGCAACCTGGGCCGGATAGACGCCCCCTCCACCATCACCATCATCGGGGAGTTGTCGGTTACCAGCAAAATTGAG ACCTCCTCCCGGTCCCGGTTCTGCACTGCCCTGTGGTTCACCTTCAACACCAGCAAATACGTCAGCCAGTACACGGACGAATTCACGCAATCCCAG GTCACCACGGAGGTGGAGCTGGTGCACGTGATGAATTACCTCCCCGTATACGTAGGCAGCGGGGTAGGGGGGCTGCTTCTACTGATCCTGATCAGCGTCCTCCTGTACAAG TGTGGTTTCTTCAAGCGTAGTTACAAGGACATGATGGACCATGAGCCAGCAGCTGGGAACGGGGAGGCACCTGCAGAAGCCAGCAAGGAGGAAAAGGCAGATGAAGACTGCAAGGAGGCACTCACCACAGATGCTCCCAGTGAATGA
- the LOC123368326 gene encoding zinc finger protein 629-like isoform X3 has protein sequence MEPGAEPRGPDLQGTELPGGARTAGAGTEEENPQQEGAVGTESCGRSQSPAWGDTGWVGRQQGDPTGETPEGAEDPELLPKPLKGQKSTICPDCGKSFGNSSHLARHRRTHTGEKPYTCPECGKSYRQDSHLAQHRRSHTGERPYKCTECGKAFSQSSNLIIHQRTHTGERPYTCGECGRSFGHSSDLAQHRRVHTGEKPFPCPQCGKRFAQSSKVTQHQRFHTGERPFGCPDCGKAFRLSADLLRHRRTHTGEKPYGCAECGKRFVESSHLIRHQRTHMGECPYRCPQCGKGFNQSSNLLQHQRTHRGERPYVCGDCGKAFGVSSALLQHRRTHTGERPYRCPQCGKSFSVSSTYNIHRRTHTGLKPYACADCGKAFSRSSALLQHQSTHTGERPYRCSHCGKGFGQKAAMAQHQRTHLGQELTGAIPLGDWGASPFPAAGSWSIMSL, from the exons ATGGAGCCGGGGgcagagccgcggggcccggaTCTCCAGGGAACGGAGCTCCCCGGTGGCGCCCGCACGG CAGGTGCCGGGACAGAGGAGGAGAATCCCCAGCAGGAAGGGGCTGTGGGAACGGAGTCTTGCGGGAGGTCCCAGAGCCCTGCGTGGGGCGACACCGGTTGGGTGGGACGGCAGCAGGGAGACCCCACGGGGGAGACACCCGAAGGGGCAGAGGACCCCGAGCTGCTTCCCAAACCCCTCAAGGGGCAGAAATCCACCATCTGCCCTGACTGCGGGAAGAGCTTCGGGAACAGCTCGCACCTGGCCCGCCACCGCCGCACGCACACGGGGGAAAAGCCCTACACCTGCCCCGAGTGCGGCAAGAGCTACCGGCAGGACTCGCACCTGGCCCAGCACCGGCGCTCCCACACCGGCGAGCGCCCCTACAAGTGCACCGAGTGCGGCAAGGCCTTCTCGCAGAGCTCCAACCTCATCATCCACCAGCGCACGCACACCGGCGAGCGCCCCTACACCTGCGGGGAGTGCGGGCGCAGCTTCGGGCACAGCTCGGACCTGGCGCAGCACCGGCGGGTGCACACGGGGGAAAAGCCCTTCCCCTGCCCGCAGTGCGGCAAGCGTTTCGCCCAGAGCTCCAAGGTGACCCAGCACCAGCGCTTCCACACCGGCGAGCGCCCCTTCGGCTGCCCGGACTGCGGCAAGGCCTTCCGGCTCAGCGCCGACCTGCTGCGGCACCGGCGCACCCACACTGGCGAGAAGCCCTACGGCTGCGCCGAGTGCGGCAAGCGCTTTGTGGAGAGCTCCCACCTCATCCGGCACCAGCGCACCCACATGGGCGAGTGCCCCTACCGCTGCCCGCAGTGTGGCAAGGGCTTCAACCAGAGCTCCAacctgctgcagcaccagcgcacccaccgGGGCGAGCGCCCCTACGTCTGCGGCGACTGCGGCAAGGCCTTCGGCGTCAGCTCGGCGCTGCTGCAGCACCGGCGCACCCACACCGGCGAGCGGCCCTACCGCTGTCCCCAGTGCGGCAAGAGCTTCAGCGTCTCCTCCACCTACAACATCCACCGGCGCACCCACACCGGCCTCAAGCCCTACGCCTGCGCTGACTGTGGCAAGGCCTTCAGCcgcagctctgccctgctccagcaccagagcacccacaccggggagcggccctacCGCTGCAGCCACTGCGGGAAGGGCTTCGGGCAGAAGGCGGCCATGGCCCAGCACCAGAGAACTCACCTGGGCCAGGAGCTGACCGGAGCGATCCCGCTGGGGGACTGGG GTGCCTCCCCGTTCCCAGCTGCTGGCTCATGGTCCATCATGTCCTTGTAA